AGGGACTAAACCTTACCCTTTCAGCACTTGCTTTTATGCCCTGGCCATCTATCACTTCTCTAGCCTTGAAGCCTTCCCCTCAAGGAGCTTGGTCCAGTGGGAGTCAGACTCTCACGGGTCATGAATGCGGCTAAAACAAAGTGCCCCACGAGTTCAAGAGAGGTACCATGAACTGACAGGGGCAGACTGACGTTTCCCAAATGGTCTGACGGTGGGCCTTGTTGTGGAGCTGTCTCGCAatcagaaaaaggaagggaggcaAATTATTCCGAAATCAGACTATGAGCAAACCTGGAGGCTGGAAAGAAAGCAATCAGGGTGGCGGAGCCTTTGGGGGTGCAATGAAGGCCCAATTCATCAGGGGCTTTAGATTAAGCTTAACCCTGCTAGCGATCTAATAAAGGTTGGCATGATTTGActtgacttttattttgttttataaaagttgAGTCTTTTCGTCTTTAATTGTCGCTAAAGCACAAACCTCACAAAGAACTAATTCCACCCGGTCACTTCCCCACTGGCACAAATATGGCGTCCTCCCTCTAAGGGGCCCGAGACACTTCCGCCCCTCTCAGAAGTGACTTCCGCTCAGCTCGGCGTGGCGGCAGTGACTGCCGTCACTTAGTCGCCGATCAAGCCTTGGACTAAGGGTCCACGGTCACTCGAGCAGGACTTGGATTGGATGCTGAATAAAACTCACCGTGAAGCAAGTCCCACTGAACGAAAAGTTGGTCGTAGCATTTCTCAGGTAAAAGAATCGGCACGAGCAGCCGTTTAAGCGGTCCATCCGCCTCGGCCGCCATATTGCAAAGCTAGCTTCCGCCAGTCTCTCCAGACCGCCATTGACTTTCGTTGCGCGTGCGCGTTGCGGACACTCCGCCTCCCGTTCTTTTCCCGCGGCGAAGCTGGCCCGCCCCCTGCTCCCAGTTCTTTCTGACGCTACCCACCCCCGCTCTAGTGGCGTAAAATAAGTCTCAGTCAGGGACCACGTTTTGGACGCGCCCGGCAGCTGGAATTCTAAAGCTTGCCGAAGCTGCACGCCTGCGCAGTTAGATCTCCCACGCCTTTGTTGACGCTTCCAGTTTGTAAGTCAGATTTACACCCCTGCCTTTCTCCGCTTCTCTTGCTGGGCGCCATCTTGTCTTCTCGTAGCACACTCTGTATTGTTCGAAGTTGAGAGAGAAGGAGCCCGAGTCTCCGAGGTGGCGTTGGGTGGGGGCGCCACTAGCTCCAGTTCTCTCGACGTCTCTAGAGGGAAGGGCGCCGGTGGGAGCAGGAGAGTCTGCACCGGGCAGGCCTCCTTAGGTGCGGCGTTGCGCGCAGGGCCCCGTGCTTGCCTTGCCTCCGGTTGGCTCAGGCCTCGGAGCATGAGTGCGCCGGCAACTGCTGGGCCCGGGACAGTGAAGCAGAGGAGGTGGTGGGGGAGACGAGCCCAGGGCAGGGAAGGGCAACCCTTGAATCACCCGTGGGGCACAGAGCTGGCCGTCTCCGGGAAGCTGAGGCCTGGCGATGCAGCCCTGGGGTTCTCCCCCTCCCCGCTGACCCGAGGGCGCACCACGTGCTGGGCAGAGACTTCGGCGAGGCCGAGTGGACCCTGCAGCTCCGCTTGGGGAAGGGCACCTTGGACTACCTGGTGGGGGCGTTGTGCTTCGTTACCCAGCGCCGGGACGCCGACCCACGGTGCCCACCCGTGCGTCATTCCGCTGTGGATCAGCCCTTTGGCGGCCCCCTCCGAAGTCTGCAAGGTCACACGGATGTCTGCAGGCAGAGGTGGGGCTGCCCTTGTGGGGAAGTCTCTGGCTTTGGAGGCCGGAAGCCTCCTGGGGCTTGTACGGCTGGGGGGTGCTGCTCATCCTGGGTCCCAGGGATTGCGCACAGCCTACTGTAACGGGTGGGACTGGCGCTCACTTGTGGTGCAGGCTGTGGCCATCTGGGAGGCCCTTTCTAGAATCTGGACCTTGGCTGTCCTGAGAATGACACTCCTCACCTCAAATACTGGGGGCATGAAGTTAGGCTTGGCGGGTGGCCCTGTCTAAGGGGCATGCTGTTCCCAGGAGCCCCCAGTGGAGGTCAGAGTACCTACTGCTCCTGCTTGATTCAACCCCTTGCAGGTGGGATAGGAGCATCCCAGGTGCTGCGAGGATTTAATCGGGCTCTTCTGCTGGCCCTGAATACGGTGGACAGGACAGGATATTCTCATTGCTCAGGAGCCACTGGCGCTGCCTTTGGGAATGAAATTCCACAGCCTCCCACTTATCGCTTTGTCTGTCTGCTGCATCTGAAACTGTACCAGGGTCAGGAAAAAGGCTGCGGGGGTGAATGGCTCTACCGGCTTGCCAGGGATGGGGTACTGGAGCAGCCAGTGGCcccaagaggaggaaggaaggggaggcaCGGCAGACCCAACACCAGCTGTGCCAGGCTTTGGGGGGGTAAACCCATGAGGCATCGTCACACATTGACATTTTCATCCCTCCTCAGCAGCTGCTTCCGGCTCCCTGAGACCCAGCCATGGAAAGCACAAAAAGGCATGTGACAAGAAACTCATAGCTTTTAATCCTGGCAGGACAAggaaaaccccaagtcaaagatATGCATATGTTTTGCTACTCTCCTGCTGGGGGGACAGTTCGTCACATTTAATAAAAcactctcccctccctcctcctgactgcattatctctttttttttttttttttgagacggagtcttgctctgtcgccggagctggagtgcagtggccggatctcagctcactgcaagctccgcctcccgggtttacgccattctcctgcctcagcctcccgagtagctgggactacaggcgcccgccacctcgcccggctagatttttgtattttttagtagagacggggtttcaccattagccaggatggtctcgatctcctgacctcgtgatccgcccgtctcggcctcccaaagtgctggaattacaggcttgagccaccgcgcccggcctatctcttatttatttatttgagatagtctggctctgtcgcccagtctggagtgcagtggcgcgatcttggctcagtggtgcaatgtcggctcactgcaacctccacctcctgggttcaggcaactctgcctcagcctcccaagtagctggaattacaggccagCTGGgattatgccaccacacccggctaatttttttgtatttttagtagagatggggtttcaccatgttggccaggctggtctctaaactcctgacctccagtgatccgcctgcctcagcctcccaaagtgctgggattacaggcatgagccattgcgcccggctcTATTTTAGTCCTtcaagaaagggaaggaaaataacTTTGAGACAGTTGCATGTCAAGGAAATAAGGGaccccccaccacaccccaaCCCCCTCAGTGCCCTGGGGTTTGAAGCAAATGCTCAGAGGGCCTGGTAGGCGGATGGGCGTCTCCGGACGATGCAGAAGGCAATAAGCACCAGGGCAAGGAGGCCAAGAAGGATCAGGCCAATGATGAGAGGCAGCAAGATGGACCGGTCACTGGGGCAGGAGAAACCTGGCGGAAGGATAGAGCAGGTAGGTATTACAGTGACGTGGTGGTTGGGataaaggtgggaggagggaatgggggGATGCTAGGGAGTAGGAGATTGGTGAGGAGCTCACCGCAGTGACTCAGCAGTGACAAAAGGGGGAAACTGGCAGAGTCTTTTAGAGGATGGGAGGACAGCTGCCCTATAGCCACGACAagctgggagagggaggagatTTGGGGGGTTAAGAAGAGAGATGAGTGGCTTGTGGGCCTGGGGAAGGGGTTTTCAGTGCAGTGGGAGGATTCTAGGAGGGAAGGAGTAGGTAGGTCTTACTTTGCCCAAAGACCCCTGTGTGGGGAAGCTGAGCAGCCTGGAGCCTCAGGGAGAGCAGGTCGAGGTGGACAGCTGGTGAAAGAATGATGCTCGAGTTGCTGCAACTGAAGCTCTGGCCCAGGGGTGCTTGGAGATCTCGAAGGGATGCATTCTGAGCCGAGAACGTCCACTCTGGAGGAGTGAGGAAGGGTTAGATCCTATCCGCCTCCCTGGCCCCAGCTTAGTCCTTTCAGGAACCCTGGTGTCTAGTGGTAGCaatgagaaagggaaggaggttACTTACGTGCTGCGTGGGGGAAAGACACGTTGTACTCCACCGCCATGTAGCTCAGGTAGACAACCCTCTGCTGGAGGTCCTGCGGGGCGAACAGGAAAGCAGGTGGCATCCCTCTTCACAGAGGAAGGAGTAGGGTGCGGGATTGGGAGGGGTGGGGcgccgggaggctgagggaggggtgaGACCGAGGTCATGGCTATACCTGCATGAATCCAAAGCTGAGGTGTCCATAGGGGAATGAGAGAAGCAGGTGGGGATGGGCACCCTCACAGCTCCCCTGGACCTTGGTTTTGTTGGGGTTCAGTACAGAGATGCCCCAGGCCTGCGGAAGTTAAAGAGCAGACGGTCACAAGATTGCATGCGATGTCAGCCAAGGTTCCCCGTCCcgtcttccttcttccctctgaGCCTATAGCCAGTCCTGCCTCCCTCCCGTGTCGTACCCATTTTCAGCTTTAcctctcctccagcctgggttgtGTACATGACCCGAATCTGAATCTGGGCTTGGAGGTGGACACAGGGCTGGGAACCATTGGTCCACGTGTAGTCTCCGATGGTCTCCTTGGAGGCTGGGCTAGGACTCGGAGAGGGCGGAGGTGGTCGTGGGTGGGCAGAACTGGTGAGTCCTGGGCTGGTGGCAGTGCTGTTGCTTGTTGGATGAACCGTGGCATTTCCATGACTAGTGGTGGCAGGCCTGTGAGTGGCAGTTGAGGGTCCCTGGCTTGTGGCAGTGCTGTTGCTTGTTGGATGAACCGTGGCGTTTCTGtggctggtggtggtggggttgTGCGTGGCAGTCGTGGGTCCGTGGCTGGTGGTTGTCCTGTGAGTGGTGGTTTTGTGGCTCTTGGTAGTCCTGTGGCTGGTTGTTCCAGTGCTCTCTGTAGCCGTGGTTGTCACCGTGAAGGATGGCAGCAGAGTGGCCGATTTTTTGTGAGGACAGTCATTCCCTGTCCCCTGGGCTTTTGGCAGAGAGGAGATGGTTAGCCACCCAGGGGCAGGCTCCCTCCCAGGAGccccctcccctcagcctcctttcTCCTTACCTGTGAGTAGCCCCAGCAGGGCCCCCGAGAAAAGCACAGCCAGCCTCATGGCTGAACTACCTCACCCCAAGTCCAGCTAGGCTGTCTGCACCAGTTGCTCAGCTCTACTCCCTCAGCCCTCTCTTGGAAAGGAGGAAATGAAAGTCTCACTTCCTGTACTGGAGATGATCCCACCCACAGCCTGACTCAGGGGCCTCAGCTCTAGCCACCTCTCTCTTAGTCATTAGTTTTTGTAATTAAGGTAGGGCACTGTTGGCCCCTGCTTCATCAGGGCAGTCAACAGGGTCACATGGGTACAGGACAGGGAGTCCTAGGGCAGTTGATCCATAGGGATCCATGTGTCAAACTCAGCAAAACTTGCTTGGCAGTTGTGGCAGCTGGCTATGGGAACAGCTGAGACCCAGGCGCCTCCCTCAGTGGTGGGGAAATCAAAGTGTCTCCACTCCCCTTTCCCCTGGACCTCGGGGCTGACCCGTTACTTCCTCTTGGCTGAGGCACGTGAGGGGCTTGTGATCATCCACACCCAGCCCTTTACAGAGGTCTCCAGTCAGCATCACCGTTCTGAGCTGAGAACATGGCTTTCCAGTGTCTGGCAACTCTTAGATGGTGACAGGAAAGCAACACAGCCCAAAGGTAACTAACTATCTGCTGGCGAAGGGGGGAGCAGAGATGCACCCAGTAGCaggtgggagagggaaggggaggtaAGAAATGAGAAGCCCAAACAGGCAGTTTCCAAGTCATTTTATTcagaattttgtgtttgtttcctgAATCAATAAATACTatacaaaacaatgtaaaaatggcTACCATTTTCTCTCCCCTGCTTCCCCCCACCTGGGGACAACCCCCTGGGCAACCTCACTCAGGGGTTTTAGGGGTTCTCCCTCCAGATTTGGTCCAGCAAATGAGGCTGAGTGACATAGTCCCCTGAATCACTTTCAAAGGAGCTCAGCTGAGGTGAGGAGAGCCTCTGGGATCTGGAGGTTACTAGGTTAGGGAAATGGATTAGTGTTTTTTTGGGAGAAGAGCCGGCGCCTGGGGCAAGAGCCTACCCCAAAGAAAAGGGTGTCTAAAATGTTCACGGTTCCTTCTTTTGCCTCAAAAAGTgacatttattcaaagaaaaaaaatgacaagatgtCCATCCCTtggctcccttccctcccccctcctgCTGCTCCTCACAGCCCCCCGAGATTGAGccctggctggggctgggtggCAGGACAACCCCTCAGATGAGGTCAGCAACATTGAGGGGCATTTCCTCAATGGAGGTGTTATAGAAGGTCTCGATGTCTCGAAGAGTCCTCTTGTCTTCTTCTGTCACCATGTTAATAGCCACACCTTTACGGCCAAACCGTCCACCTCGACCGATTCTGGAGAACAAGGAAAGGGATGAGGAACATCAGGAGCTTTAGCCCAGGGAGGGCCAGGCGTGAGGGGGTGGAGGAGTGTTCCAGATCTACGCTTACCTGTGGATATAGTTTtccctgttggtgggaaggtcATAGTTGATGACTAAAGAAACCTGCTGCACATCAATGCCTCTGGCCTATGTCAAGAAAGACAACTCTTGAGCATGTGCATGAAAGAACACTATCCCGAAGAGACGCTTAGGCATCCATGTAGGCAGCCAAGGCAGGCCGAG
This window of the Piliocolobus tephrosceles isolate RC106 unplaced genomic scaffold, ASM277652v3 unscaffolded_24511, whole genome shotgun sequence genome carries:
- the LOC111527067 gene encoding LOW QUALITY PROTEIN: uncharacterized protein LOC111527067 (The sequence of the model RefSeq protein was modified relative to this genomic sequence to represent the inferred CDS: inserted 3 bases in 2 codons; deleted 1 base in 1 codon; substituted 2 bases at 2 genomic stop codons); this encodes MSAPATAGPGTVKQRRWWGRRAQGREGQPLNHPWGTEXWPSPGSXGLAMQPWGSPPPRXPEGAPRAGQRLRRGRVDPAAPLGEGHLGLPGGGVVLRYPAPGRRPTVPTRASFRCGSALWRPPXEVCKVTRMSAGRGGIGASQVLRGFNRALLLALNTVDRTGYSHCSGATGAAFGNEIPQPPTYRFVCLLHLKLYQGQEKGCGGEWLYRLARDGVLEQPVAPRGGRKGGTADPTPAVPGFGGVNP
- the CD68 gene encoding macrosialin; this translates as MRLAVLFSGALLGLLTAQGTGNDCPHKKSATLLPSFTVTTTATESTGTTSHRTTKSHKTTTHRTTTSHGPTTATHNPTTTSHRNATVHPTSNSTATSQGPSTATHRPATTSHGNATVHPTSNSTATSPGLTSSAHPRPPPPSPSPSPASKETIGDYTWTNGSQPCVHLQAQIQIRVMYTTQAGGEAWGISVLNPNKTKVQGSCEGAHPHLLLSFPYGHLSFGFMQDLQQRVVYLSYMAVEYNVSFPHAAQWTFSAQNASLRDLQAPLGQSFSCSNSSIILSPAVHLDLLSLRLQAAQLPHTGVFGQSFSCPSDRSILLPLIIGLILLGLLALVLIAFCIVRRRPSAYQAL